TCCGCCAAGTTCTTTAATCCATTTAAGAGTTTCATGCATTACAAAAATAGAGAAAACCGGCGGCGTATTAAACATAGAACTATCTTTAATGCTTTCGCCAATGTGTGTTCTATAATCTACCATTGTTTGAAGTTTTCTCTCTACTTTCCCCAAAAGATCTTTGCGTATAATCACAAATGCAACTCCTGCAGGACCTACATTTTTTTGAGCTCCACCGTAAATAATAGCATATTTGCTTACGTCCACCGGACGCGACATAATATCTGAAGACATATCGGCTACTAAAGGAACCGGGCTTTCCATATCCTCTTTTATTTCTGTTCCGAAAATGGTATTATTTGTTGTTATATGGAAATAATCAGCATCTGCAGGTATGGTGTAACCTTTAGGTATGTATGTATAATTTTTATCTTCTGATGAGGCGACAACTTGTGTTTCACCATAAAATTTAGCTTCTTTGATGGCTTTTTTCGCCCAAGCCCCTGTTTGAAGATAAGCCGCTTTTTTATTCAAAAGATTAGCAGGAACGTGAAAGAATTGCGTGGAAGCGCCACCGCCTAAAAACAATACCGCATAATTATCGGGGATGTTTAAAAGTTCTCTCCACAGTTGGTCGGTTTCTTGCATAATTCGTTCCCAACCAGGAGTGCGGTGCGAAATTTCAAGAATACCAATTCCTGTATTATCAAAATCACGAATAGCTTCAATAGCTGATTCAATTGCCGGCTTCGGTAAAACACACGGTCCTGCATTAAAATTATGTTTTTTCATACAAATAAAATTTTTGAATGATTATTCAAGTTCGTAAGCACAAAATTACTGCTTTTTTTCTTCATTTCGGCTTTTCTTCTTTGTTTTTTTACCCGAAGAGTGAAAATAAAAAAAATCAGCTGATTTTCAGCTGATTGCAACTTATTTTATTTGTATTTTTATCCAATTTAGTATTTCTTCTAATGCTTTTGGAGAAAAAGTTTGTTCAATTTTTGCATATTCTTGAGGTGAGCCCGTTTTGCATTCTTGGAATAAATGATTTAATCCTTCTAATTCTACAGTTTTGAAATTTTTATTCCCGGCTTTGTGTAAAGCTTCTGTTATAACTGGCAGATTTTCTTTAGCCGGAACCTGTAAATCTTTCGAACCGTTTAATGCCAATACGGGAATTTTTATTTTTTCCAACGCAGAAACAGGGTCGTATTTAATAAAATATTGCATCCAAGGCGACGAAAGTAGTTCGATCATCATGGTTATTTGCGCTTCTTTTTGTTCTTGAGAAATTGTTTTTCCCGTATCAACATTTTCTTCCATTGCTTTTTTCAAATACGCTTTCAAATCCGATTTTAATTTTTCTCTGTCCGTAGAATTCAAAACCAAATCATAAGCTCCACTGTTGGTTTCCTTTGTTTTTCTTAAATCTTCATCACTGAGCCCTGATACCTTTCCGATAGCTTCCGCCTGCATCAGTAAAAGTTTATCGCCACGCACGCCTGTTCCTGCAAGAAGTACAATAAATGCCACGTTTTTATTGCGTGCCGCCACCATTGGCGCAATAATTCCACCTTCGCTGTGTCCGATTAACCCAATTTTCTTTTTATTTACATCTTTTCTTGTCATCAGATAATTCATAGCGGCTTCTACGTCTTTTGAAAAATCGTAGGAGGTTGCTTTTTTGAAATCGCCTGTGGATTGAGCTGTTCCTCTATCATCATAGCGTAATACTCCGATTCCGTTCCGAGTTAAATAATCGGCAATTACCAAAAAAGGTTTGTGTCCCATCAATTCTTCATTACGATTTTGAGGACCGCTCCCCGTAATCATTACCACTACGGGAAATTTTCCTTCTTTTTTAGGTAGCGTCAATGTTCCAGCCAACGTATCTCCATCTATTTTATTCACAAATTTTACTTCTTCGGAATAATACGGGAAAGGCGGTTTTGGTTCCTGCGGACGAGAAACTTTCTTTTCCTCCCCTGTCCCTTTTACTAAATCTAAAGGCATTGTAGCTCCCATTTGAGAAAAGTTTCCCGTAATTTTATTCTCGGATTCTATTTTTCCTTCGTACTTCCCATAAATGGTTTTAATGTCCAATTTTAGGCTATCATTTTCAAGCGTAACAGCTGCGACCGGAATTCCTTTTGCGCCTTGGTCGGGACTGTCCAACGTTGCCGTGTAAGTTCCGGCGTTTTTATCAATGTGAAAAACTATGCGCAATTCAATCCCTTGTGTTTTTAAAACCCCATTCCAGGTTCCGATAACATCTTGCGCAAACATGGATACACAACCAAATCCAAGTATTATAAATAAAAATATCTTCTTCATAATATTTT
The genomic region above belongs to uncultured Paludibacter sp. and contains:
- the serC gene encoding Phosphoserine aminotransferase, which gives rise to MKKHNFNAGPCVLPKPAIESAIEAIRDFDNTGIGILEISHRTPGWERIMQETDQLWRELLNIPDNYAVLFLGGGASTQFFHVPANLLNKKAAYLQTGAWAKKAIKEAKFYGETQVVASSEDKNYTYIPKGYTIPADADYFHITTNNTIFGTEIKEDMESPVPLVADMSSDIMSRPVDVSKYAIIYGGAQKNVGPAGVAFVIIRKDLLGKVERKLQTMVDYRTHIGESIKDSSMFNTPPVFSIFVMHETLKWIKELGGVEAMHKINVEKANLLYDEIDRNKMFVGTAVKEDRSIMNVCFVMASGYEDKEAAFLDFAKSKGMVGIKGHRSVGGFRASIYNACPKESVEALIACMQEFEKNN
- a CDS encoding conserved exported hypothetical protein (Evidence 4 : Unknown function but conserved in other organisms), with amino-acid sequence MKKIFLFIILGFGCVSMFAQDVIGTWNGVLKTQGIELRIVFHIDKNAGTYTATLDSPDQGAKGIPVAAVTLENDSLKLDIKTIYGKYEGKIESENKITGNFSQMGATMPLDLVKGTGEEKKVSRPQEPKPPFPYYSEEVKFVNKIDGDTLAGTLTLPKKEGKFPVVVMITGSGPQNRNEELMGHKPFLVIADYLTRNGIGVLRYDDRGTAQSTGDFKKATSYDFSKDVEAAMNYLMTRKDVNKKKIGLIGHSEGGIIAPMVAARNKNVAFIVLLAGTGVRGDKLLLMQAEAIGKVSGLSDEDLRKTKETNSGAYDLVLNSTDREKLKSDLKAYLKKAMEENVDTGKTISQEQKEAQITMMIELLSSPWMQYFIKYDPVSALEKIKIPVLALNGSKDLQVPAKENLPVITEALHKAGNKNFKTVELEGLNHLFQECKTGSPQEYAKIEQTFSPKALEEILNWIKIQIK